A DNA window from Vagococcus penaei contains the following coding sequences:
- the allW gene encoding allantoin permease produces the protein MDVRQEDFSLNNNNRIDVTQQEVDQMKLRGYNEDLLPKTQDKRNMSWKNYFTLWMGSVHNIPNYTAVGGFLFLGLSPINIIFAIILSSLAVAALMVFNGKAGAKYGIPFSMHLRATYGNKGAKLPGFLRGVIAAIAWFGLQNFTASLALLILIGKIWPGFLTLGGDFNFFGIGLPGLIAFTIFWAINVAIGLGGGAILNKFTAILNPLIYVVFIGMAIWAVIVGGGIGNILAYRPPVESVQNNSAILVYFMIINSVLAVWAGPGASVADFTQNAKSERDQKFGQTASLLVAYVIFAFSSVFILIGGSIHYGIEEWNVLNIVNKWDSLPVVMLCIVVLLMTTISTNATGNIVPAAYQLAALFPKKINYRKGVVIAGIISYIIMPWKLMENSESIFTFLNMIGAVLGPVIGVMLAQYYFVAKQKIDLNQLYMDDTKDNKNNQYYGVNKPAYIATIIALVVSMLGQFIPSLHIISSLSFLVGCGLSFVIYLVLKRQSIQN, from the coding sequence ATGGACGTACGGCAAGAAGATTTTTCGCTTAACAATAATAATCGTATTGATGTAACCCAACAAGAAGTTGATCAAATGAAGTTAAGGGGTTACAACGAGGATTTATTGCCAAAAACACAAGATAAACGGAACATGAGTTGGAAAAATTATTTTACCCTATGGATGGGTTCAGTACATAATATTCCAAATTACACAGCAGTAGGCGGATTCCTATTTTTAGGTCTGTCACCTATCAATATTATTTTTGCTATCATTTTAAGTAGTTTAGCCGTTGCTGCATTAATGGTCTTTAATGGTAAAGCAGGAGCTAAGTATGGTATTCCGTTTTCGATGCACCTTAGAGCAACATATGGTAATAAAGGAGCTAAATTACCTGGGTTCTTACGTGGCGTTATTGCCGCAATTGCGTGGTTTGGTTTACAAAACTTTACTGCATCGTTAGCATTATTGATTTTAATTGGAAAAATTTGGCCGGGCTTTTTAACATTAGGTGGCGATTTTAATTTCTTTGGAATTGGCTTACCTGGTTTGATAGCATTTACTATTTTCTGGGCCATTAATGTAGCCATTGGATTAGGTGGAGGAGCAATCTTAAATAAATTTACAGCCATTCTTAATCCATTAATCTATGTCGTCTTTATCGGTATGGCTATTTGGGCAGTCATTGTTGGTGGTGGTATCGGTAATATCCTAGCATATCGACCACCAGTTGAGAGTGTTCAAAATAATTCGGCAATTCTTGTCTATTTTATGATTATTAACTCTGTTTTAGCCGTTTGGGCAGGACCTGGTGCAAGCGTAGCCGACTTTACACAAAATGCTAAGTCTGAAAGAGATCAAAAATTTGGTCAAACAGCTAGTTTACTTGTTGCCTATGTTATCTTTGCATTCTCAAGTGTATTTATTTTAATCGGTGGTTCGATTCATTACGGAATTGAAGAGTGGAATGTCTTAAATATTGTGAATAAGTGGGATAGTTTACCAGTTGTGATGTTATGTATTGTAGTGTTATTAATGACAACGATTTCAACGAATGCCACTGGAAATATTGTGCCAGCAGCGTATCAATTAGCTGCACTATTCCCTAAAAAAATCAACTATCGTAAAGGTGTTGTGATTGCAGGGATTATCAGTTACATTATTATGCCATGGAAATTAATGGAGAATTCAGAAAGTATCTTTACTTTCTTAAATATGATTGGTGCTGTTTTAGGTCCAGTTATTGGGGTTATGTTAGCACAGTACTATTTCGTAGCGAAACAAAAAATTGATTTAAATCAACTTTATATGGATGATACAAAAGATAATAAGAATAACCAGTATTATGGTGTGAACAAGCCAGCGTACATCGCAACAATTATCGCTCTTGTTGTGTCAATGTTAGGTCAATTTATTCCAAGTTTACACATTATTTCAAGTTTATCATTCCTTGTAGGATGTGGCTTATCATTTGTCATCTATTTAGTATTAAAGCGCCAAAGTATTCAAAATTAA
- the allB gene encoding allantoinase AllB, with the protein MLYDLLIKNGLVILATGEVTTDIAVKDGKIAAIGNNLGEAKETLDANGLIVSPGMVDAHVHITDPGGGYRDLWEGYITGTKACAKGGVTSFMEMPLNQVPATVDKESLDIKYAAGEGKLYADVASFGGLVPFNLKGGIEELAEGGVAAYKCFMGTCGDRTIDGDFMNVDDYALYEGMKQIAKTGKVLAIHAENPDITDKLGEIAYQNGETTLKAYVATRPVFTEVEPIRRAIFLAKETGCRIHICHIACAEGVAEVVKAQQEGIDVTCETCTHYLYFVTDELDKIGPVVKCSPPIRDQKEQDGLWEYVINGGLDFVTSDHSPCTPDLKDKENAFEAWGGISGVQNNVDVLFDEGVQKRGMSLTRFAEIIAKSPAERYDLNDKGEITIGKDADFVFIKPNAPYILKAEDLEYKNKISPYIGREIGAQVVQTILRGETIYSQETGVTEEAVGMFIKK; encoded by the coding sequence ATGTTATATGATTTACTCATTAAAAATGGTTTAGTGATTTTAGCAACAGGAGAAGTGACAACGGATATCGCTGTTAAAGACGGTAAAATTGCCGCTATCGGTAATAACTTAGGTGAAGCAAAAGAAACACTCGATGCCAATGGCTTAATTGTTAGTCCTGGTATGGTGGATGCACATGTTCATATTACTGATCCTGGTGGTGGATATCGCGATTTATGGGAAGGTTATATTACGGGTACTAAAGCCTGTGCTAAAGGTGGCGTTACATCTTTTATGGAAATGCCATTGAACCAAGTTCCAGCAACAGTTGATAAAGAATCATTAGACATCAAGTATGCAGCAGGAGAAGGAAAATTATACGCAGATGTAGCATCATTTGGTGGATTAGTACCATTTAACCTTAAAGGTGGAATTGAGGAGCTAGCTGAAGGCGGTGTTGCAGCTTATAAATGTTTCATGGGAACATGTGGTGATCGCACAATTGATGGCGACTTTATGAATGTTGATGACTATGCATTGTACGAAGGAATGAAACAAATTGCTAAAACGGGTAAGGTGTTAGCAATCCATGCTGAAAACCCAGATATCACTGATAAATTAGGCGAAATTGCTTATCAAAATGGTGAAACAACATTGAAAGCATATGTAGCAACACGTCCAGTCTTTACGGAAGTAGAACCAATTCGTCGTGCTATTTTCTTAGCCAAAGAAACTGGTTGTCGTATCCATATCTGTCACATTGCCTGTGCAGAAGGAGTGGCTGAAGTAGTAAAAGCACAACAAGAAGGAATTGACGTAACATGTGAAACATGTACACACTATCTATACTTCGTAACCGATGAGTTAGATAAGATTGGACCAGTGGTTAAATGTTCACCACCAATTCGTGATCAAAAAGAACAAGATGGTTTATGGGAATATGTTATTAATGGTGGTTTAGATTTTGTGACATCTGACCATTCTCCGTGTACACCAGACTTAAAAGACAAAGAAAACGCATTTGAAGCATGGGGAGGTATCTCAGGCGTTCAAAATAACGTAGATGTCCTGTTTGATGAAGGTGTCCAAAAACGTGGCATGAGCTTGACTCGTTTTGCGGAAATTATCGCTAAGAGTCCAGCAGAACGCTATGACTTAAATGATAAAGGTGAAATTACGATTGGAAAAGATGCGGACTTTGTCTTTATTAAACCTAATGCACCTTACATCTTAAAAGCAGAAGATTTAGAGTACAAGAATAAAATTAGTCCATATATTGGACGTGAAATTGGTGCCCAAGTCGTTCAAACGATTTTACGCGGTGAGACAATTTACTCACAAGAAACGGGTGTCACTGAAGAAGCTGTGGGAATGTTCATCAAAAAATAG
- a CDS encoding MFS transporter — MTNDTKNKRLLISPYWKQIVLVSTLGWIVVWFNRTALTPIYPQLSAYFGGASDSAIGAISSFYFLGYVLMQIPSGILVDRYGKKTILIPGFALFALGTLILATSNSLQFMYLGNVLAGIGSGAFYGVAFSFTNDYVPKKHRSLATAIVNCGTAIGSGIGMIASSYFISQREMPWQVIEYASLITIIIMIIVFFLFIHKDEKKTKIDVANFPTEEKMTLQKLFMPKMLGAYAVYFATCYAYYLVNTWLPNFLETERGFTGATIGLATSLIFISSVPGALIFSRFADKYSDRKIGLVVFLEIMAAITLTFTVMSENKTGLLIGLVLYGFFGKVAVEPIIISWLGENVSKKGLATTLGVFNFLGMSSSVIAPSLTGAISDQTGSKITAFYLSVGILIIGTLIFFLVNRKKIKY, encoded by the coding sequence GTGACAAATGATACAAAAAATAAACGATTGCTTATCTCTCCTTATTGGAAACAAATTGTTCTTGTTTCAACACTAGGTTGGATTGTTGTCTGGTTTAACCGGACAGCACTCACACCGATTTATCCACAATTAAGTGCATATTTTGGTGGTGCAAGTGATTCAGCAATTGGTGCTATTTCTAGTTTTTACTTTCTAGGTTACGTACTAATGCAGATTCCTTCAGGTATATTAGTTGACCGTTACGGAAAGAAAACAATTCTAATTCCTGGATTTGCACTTTTTGCTTTAGGAACACTTATTTTAGCAACATCTAATTCATTGCAGTTTATGTATTTAGGTAACGTTCTAGCCGGAATTGGTAGTGGGGCATTTTATGGTGTTGCGTTTTCATTTACTAATGATTATGTGCCTAAGAAGCATCGTAGTTTAGCGACAGCGATTGTGAATTGTGGTACAGCAATCGGTAGTGGAATTGGGATGATTGCCTCTAGTTATTTTATCTCTCAGCGTGAGATGCCATGGCAAGTGATTGAATACGCATCACTAATAACAATTATAATCATGATTATTGTTTTTTTCTTATTTATTCATAAGGATGAGAAAAAGACAAAAATCGATGTTGCTAATTTTCCTACTGAGGAAAAAATGACATTACAGAAATTATTTATGCCTAAAATGCTTGGAGCGTATGCCGTTTATTTTGCTACTTGTTACGCTTATTATCTAGTGAACACTTGGTTACCTAACTTTTTAGAAACAGAACGTGGTTTTACAGGAGCAACAATTGGTTTGGCTACCTCATTGATTTTTATTTCTTCTGTACCAGGCGCTTTGATTTTTAGTCGATTTGCGGATAAATATAGTGACCGTAAAATTGGTTTAGTCGTTTTCTTAGAGATTATGGCTGCGATTACTCTAACATTTACTGTAATGAGTGAAAATAAAACAGGTTTATTGATTGGGTTAGTTTTATATGGCTTTTTTGGTAAGGTAGCTGTTGAACCAATCATTATTTCTTGGTTAGGCGAGAATGTTTCGAAAAAAGGTTTAGCGACAACGCTAGGAGTTTTTAACTTTTTAGGAATGAGTTCATCAGTTATTGCGCCATCATTAACAGGAGCGATTTCTGACCAAACAGGGTCTAAAATTACGGCTTTTTATTTATCAGTAGGTATTTTAATTATTGGAACACTAATCTTCTTTTTAGTGAATCGCAAAAAAATCAAATATTAG
- the allC gene encoding allantoate deiminase, protein MTDLQQKVEQEVTWLSSIGLDSKGGTTRLLYDDNWVKAQHDLKQKFTTLGLSSHFDQVGNLYGRLEGSKYPNETILTGSHVDTVVNGGALDGQFGIVAGYLAINYLKETYGTPLRTLEVVSMAEEEGSRFPFAFWGSKNIFGLVNPNDLKYAKDADGIQFSEAMEQAGFSFPTESQQAREDIKAFVEIHIEQGNVLEKKEKQVAVVNNIVGQKRYDITLIGQSNHAGTTPMGYRQDTVYAMSKMISDSMDRAKELGDPLVLTVGHIAVTPNTVNVVPGKTFFTVDCRHTDGQVLEDFTNDMMSRFKAIATECDVQIEIDNWMNEAPVPMSEEIVSVLEQACQESNLNYLTMHSGAGHDSQIFAQHVPTAMLFVPSINGVSHNPAEATKIEDLTEGVKALIASLYKLAYED, encoded by the coding sequence ATGACAGACTTACAACAAAAAGTTGAACAAGAAGTAACTTGGTTATCAAGTATCGGGTTAGACTCAAAAGGTGGGACAACTCGCCTACTTTATGATGATAATTGGGTGAAAGCTCAACATGACTTAAAACAAAAATTTACCACGTTAGGCTTAAGCAGTCATTTTGATCAGGTCGGAAATCTTTATGGTCGTTTGGAAGGTAGCAAGTATCCAAATGAGACGATTTTAACAGGCTCACACGTTGATACAGTAGTCAACGGTGGTGCATTAGATGGTCAATTTGGAATTGTTGCAGGGTATTTAGCCATTAACTATCTAAAAGAAACTTATGGGACACCGTTAAGAACTTTAGAGGTTGTTTCGATGGCAGAAGAAGAGGGTAGTCGTTTCCCTTTTGCTTTTTGGGGAAGTAAAAATATCTTTGGTTTAGTGAATCCTAATGATTTGAAGTATGCGAAAGATGCAGATGGCATCCAATTCTCAGAAGCAATGGAGCAAGCTGGCTTTTCGTTTCCAACTGAGTCACAACAAGCAAGAGAAGATATTAAAGCTTTTGTTGAAATTCATATTGAACAAGGAAATGTTTTAGAAAAGAAAGAAAAACAAGTCGCAGTTGTGAATAATATCGTAGGACAGAAACGTTACGATATCACTTTGATTGGGCAATCAAATCACGCAGGAACGACACCTATGGGTTATCGTCAAGATACCGTTTATGCGATGAGTAAAATGATCAGCGATAGTATGGACCGCGCCAAAGAATTAGGCGATCCACTTGTTTTAACAGTTGGTCATATTGCTGTGACACCTAATACGGTAAACGTTGTACCGGGTAAAACATTTTTCACAGTTGACTGTCGTCATACAGACGGTCAGGTGTTAGAGGATTTTACCAATGATATGATGTCACGTTTTAAAGCAATTGCCACAGAGTGTGACGTACAAATTGAAATAGATAATTGGATGAATGAAGCACCAGTACCGATGTCTGAAGAAATTGTGTCAGTACTAGAACAAGCTTGCCAAGAGTCTAATTTAAATTACTTAACGATGCATAGTGGTGCTGGGCATGATTCTCAAATTTTTGCTCAACATGTTCCTACAGCGATGCTTTTTGTTCCAAGTATTAATGGGGTTAGCCATAACCCAGCTGAAGCAACAAAAATAGAAGATTTAACCGAGGGTGTTAAAGCATTAATTGCTTCGTTATATAAATTAGCATATGAAGACTAA
- the allE gene encoding (S)-ureidoglycine aminohydrolase, whose translation MGYRTNELGYPTDVLQSRAIVERGNFAIIPPQGLVKNTLPNFENCELTIMSTPKLGASFVDYLCRVLPGGGNTAGFGGNGIETFLYVLDGELEVSDGVETFSLTTGGYIYVPATKKLTFENKSTQATETFLYKKRYQEVEGLSTDTYVNNSANIVGENYEDMTDVDFQTLLPTDLAFDMNFHILSFATGGSHGYIETHYQEHGALLLSGEGMYNLDNHWIPVKKGDYIFMGAYNLQACYSVGRNAPLSYLYSKDCNRDVDL comes from the coding sequence ATGGGTTATCGAACAAATGAATTAGGGTATCCGACAGATGTATTACAATCAAGAGCAATCGTGGAGCGTGGTAATTTTGCAATTATTCCACCACAAGGACTAGTTAAAAATACGTTACCAAATTTTGAAAACTGTGAATTGACGATTATGAGTACACCAAAATTAGGGGCAAGTTTTGTTGATTATTTATGTCGTGTCTTACCAGGCGGAGGTAATACAGCAGGTTTTGGTGGGAATGGCATTGAAACTTTTCTATATGTATTAGACGGTGAACTAGAAGTCAGTGATGGTGTTGAAACATTTAGTTTAACAACAGGTGGTTATATTTATGTCCCAGCGACTAAAAAATTAACCTTTGAAAATAAAAGCACACAAGCAACAGAAACGTTCTTATATAAAAAACGTTATCAAGAAGTTGAGGGTCTAAGTACGGATACCTATGTCAATAATTCTGCGAACATTGTAGGAGAAAATTATGAAGATATGACAGACGTTGATTTTCAAACGTTATTACCAACTGACTTAGCCTTTGACATGAACTTTCATATTTTAAGTTTTGCAACAGGTGGCTCACATGGATACATTGAAACACATTATCAAGAACATGGGGCTCTGTTATTAAGTGGAGAAGGTATGTATAACTTAGATAATCATTGGATTCCAGTGAAGAAAGGTGATTACATTTTTATGGGTGCTTATAATTTACAAGCGTGCTATTCAGTTGGACGTAATGCACCACTAAGCTATTTGTATTCAAAAGATTGTAATCGCGACGTTGATTTATAA
- the allD gene encoding ureidoglycolate dehydrogenase: protein MTEEMIHLSRSDLQALMQAKLEKAGLPVAHAAEVAKHLSFADLRGVHSHGAVRVEYYAERIAKGGTTLEPEFSFEKTGASTGVFHADNAIGHVAAKEALTHAVNMAKETGVAVVGVSQMGHSGMLSYYVDLAAREDLVALTVCQSDPMAVPYGGTEPYFGTNPIAFSAPTMSERPIIFDMATTVQAWGKILDARSKNLDIPNTWAVNAKGEPTTDPHKVHGLLPISGPKGYGLMMMVDILSGSLLGLPFGKHVSSMYADLSSGRNLGQLFILINPSYFTDLTTFKQNLSQMIDELHDNPPATGFDQVYYPGELSEIKQQSYEQNGIPIPQDIYDYLVSDVVHSNRYDQSDAFAEK, encoded by the coding sequence ATGACTGAAGAAATGATTCATCTATCAAGAAGTGATTTACAGGCATTGATGCAAGCTAAGCTCGAAAAAGCTGGATTGCCAGTTGCCCACGCAGCAGAAGTAGCAAAGCACTTATCATTTGCTGACTTACGTGGTGTACATTCACATGGAGCTGTGCGTGTGGAATACTATGCTGAACGAATTGCAAAAGGTGGAACAACACTTGAACCTGAATTTTCATTTGAGAAAACAGGTGCAAGTACTGGTGTTTTCCATGCGGATAATGCGATTGGACATGTGGCAGCAAAAGAAGCACTAACTCATGCAGTTAATATGGCAAAAGAAACTGGTGTCGCAGTTGTTGGTGTGTCACAGATGGGACATAGTGGTATGTTATCTTACTATGTTGACTTAGCAGCAAGAGAGGATTTAGTTGCATTAACGGTTTGTCAGTCAGATCCAATGGCCGTTCCGTATGGGGGAACTGAACCTTATTTTGGGACTAATCCCATTGCATTTAGCGCCCCTACAATGAGTGAGAGACCAATTATTTTTGATATGGCAACAACAGTTCAAGCATGGGGGAAAATTTTAGATGCTCGTAGTAAAAATTTAGATATTCCGAATACATGGGCGGTTAATGCGAAAGGTGAGCCGACAACGGATCCGCATAAAGTTCATGGATTATTACCTATATCTGGACCTAAAGGATATGGTTTGATGATGATGGTTGATATCTTATCAGGTTCATTATTAGGCTTGCCTTTTGGTAAACACGTGTCATCTATGTATGCTGATTTATCATCTGGGCGAAACTTAGGTCAATTATTTATTTTAATTAATCCAAGTTACTTTACTGATTTAACAACGTTTAAACAAAATTTATCGCAAATGATTGACGAGTTACACGATAATCCTCCAGCAACTGGTTTTGATCAAGTTTATTATCCAGGAGAATTATCTGAAATTAAGCAACAATCTTACGAACAAAACGGCATTCCGATTCCACAAGATATCTATGACTATTTAGTTAGTGACGTCGTTCATTCGAATCGTTACGATCAGTCAGACGCATTTGCCGAAAAATAA
- a CDS encoding DUF1116 domain-containing protein — MVFKTIDDANQAVIDKIIQSAPFLLDVVPAKSVIPALEGQMLLHAGPPITWENMTDPMQGSCVGAVLFEGWAETEAEARELLSSGKIAFDPCHHHDAVGPMGGITSGNMPVVVVENKADGNRAYCTMNEGIGAVLRFGAYSEEVITRLTWMKDVLGPVLSQALQTLEEGLNINVLVAKAIAMGDEFHQRNIAASLAFYKEVGPIITTLPISEREKAEVSRFLADTDQFFLNIMMAASKAVMDGARQIQEGTVVTAMCRNGKDFGIRISGMGDQWFTGPVNTPQGLYFAGYTSDDANTDIGDSAITETFGVGGMAMIAAPAVTRFVGTGGFYDALNTSNEMSDICISQNPNFPVPTWDFRGICLGIDARLVVDKGITPVINTGIAHKKAGIGQIGAGTVRPPITCFEKAITAYAEKLGMAE; from the coding sequence ATGGTATTTAAAACAATTGACGATGCAAATCAAGCCGTCATTGATAAAATTATTCAATCTGCACCATTTTTATTAGATGTAGTACCAGCAAAATCAGTTATTCCAGCATTAGAAGGTCAGATGTTATTACATGCAGGTCCTCCAATTACTTGGGAGAATATGACCGACCCAATGCAAGGATCATGCGTAGGTGCTGTGTTATTTGAAGGTTGGGCAGAAACTGAAGCAGAAGCTCGCGAATTATTGTCTTCTGGTAAAATTGCTTTTGATCCCTGTCATCATCATGATGCAGTAGGGCCTATGGGTGGGATTACATCAGGTAATATGCCCGTTGTTGTCGTTGAAAATAAAGCAGATGGTAACCGTGCGTACTGTACGATGAATGAAGGTATCGGTGCAGTGTTACGTTTTGGTGCTTATTCTGAAGAAGTTATCACTCGCTTAACTTGGATGAAAGATGTTTTAGGTCCAGTGCTAAGTCAAGCGCTACAGACATTAGAAGAAGGTTTAAATATTAATGTATTAGTTGCTAAAGCGATTGCTATGGGTGATGAGTTTCACCAACGAAATATTGCAGCGTCATTAGCTTTCTATAAAGAGGTTGGTCCAATTATTACAACTTTACCAATCAGTGAAAGAGAAAAAGCTGAAGTGTCACGCTTCTTAGCCGATACTGACCAATTTTTCTTAAATATTATGATGGCGGCATCTAAAGCTGTAATGGATGGCGCACGTCAAATTCAAGAAGGTACTGTTGTTACTGCTATGTGTCGTAATGGAAAAGACTTTGGTATCCGTATTAGTGGTATGGGAGACCAATGGTTCACAGGTCCAGTTAACACACCACAAGGGCTTTATTTTGCAGGCTATACAAGTGATGATGCCAATACAGATATTGGGGATTCAGCAATTACAGAAACCTTTGGTGTCGGTGGTATGGCGATGATAGCAGCACCTGCGGTTACTCGGTTTGTTGGGACAGGCGGTTTTTATGATGCCTTAAATACGTCAAATGAAATGTCTGATATTTGTATTAGCCAAAATCCTAACTTCCCAGTACCAACATGGGATTTCAGAGGGATTTGTTTAGGGATCGATGCACGTTTAGTTGTTGATAAAGGTATTACACCAGTGATTAATACAGGAATTGCCCATAAAAAAGCTGGTATTGGACAAATTGGTGCAGGGACAGTTCGTCCGCCAATTACTTGTTTTGAAAAAGCTATTACTGCTTATGCTGAAAAGTTAGGTATGGCAGAGTAA
- a CDS encoding DUF2877 domain-containing protein produces the protein MIKQVIYARAVGELVTTRLEGCHELTYHSLFDKSFNLAIDGQLIHIGYVAEQLSPFSIQLRELDFKLAKLAFNQGKITYNQGKLILDSVTIDVTYAKTKQTSLKQLINQSLSQHEISPVFHSFLEGTGIDFSSIIQKQLPDTEFIHYLIGRGTGLTPSGDDFIIGLLAVDTIETYLLQDSHVVLKKMLVDKQTTDISLAYLEAATQGYFTSTICQVLCHLSDKERLTYYLNELSELGHTSGRDTIAGIFYGLCQLKQFKEAIYGEESRTSTRR, from the coding sequence ATGATAAAACAGGTGATTTATGCTCGTGCTGTTGGTGAACTCGTGACTACTCGCTTAGAAGGTTGTCATGAGTTAACGTATCATAGTCTTTTTGATAAAAGTTTTAACCTCGCTATTGATGGACAATTAATCCATATTGGTTATGTAGCTGAGCAACTCAGCCCATTTAGCATTCAATTACGCGAGTTAGACTTTAAGTTAGCAAAATTAGCATTTAATCAAGGCAAGATTACGTATAATCAGGGGAAATTAATTTTGGATTCAGTCACAATTGATGTAACGTATGCGAAAACAAAGCAGACGTCACTGAAACAGTTAATTAATCAGTCACTTAGTCAACACGAGATCTCACCTGTTTTTCATTCGTTTTTAGAAGGGACTGGCATTGATTTTTCATCTATTATACAAAAGCAATTGCCAGATACAGAATTTATTCATTATTTAATTGGTCGAGGCACTGGATTAACGCCATCAGGTGATGATTTTATAATTGGTTTGTTAGCGGTGGATACGATAGAAACATATTTATTACAGGATAGTCATGTGGTTTTAAAAAAAATGTTAGTAGATAAGCAAACAACAGATATTTCGTTAGCCTATTTAGAAGCAGCGACACAAGGTTATTTTACGTCTACTATTTGCCAAGTTTTATGTCATCTTTCTGATAAGGAACGTTTAACTTATTATTTGAATGAATTATCAGAATTAGGTCACACATCAGGTCGAGATACAATCGCTGGTATTTTTTATGGATTATGTCAGTTAAAACAATTTAAGGAGGCTATTTATGGGGAAGAAAGTCGTACTAGCACTAGGAGGTAA
- the arcC gene encoding carbamate kinase, which yields MGKKVVLALGGNAILQPGQAGEFDIQQANVVASSKSIAHVVNAGHDVVIVHGNGPQVGQILRQNELAQSEVPVQPLPACSAESQGYIGYMMQEALKNVLPNKQVATVLTMTEVDPNDEAFSHPTKPIGSFFTEEESNLLVKEKGWVMGEDAGRGYRRLVASPEPKAIVEVDVIKMMMSHGFLVISTGGGGIPVVRDAFGQLSGVAAVIDKDSSALRLSKDVDADVLMILTDVSNVYINYGQPNQESLTELSVEKAQSYYDAGHFSDGSMGPKMAACIDFAKQGKTAIICSLNDALEALEGRAGTRVVG from the coding sequence ATGGGGAAGAAAGTCGTACTAGCACTAGGAGGTAATGCTATTTTACAGCCAGGTCAAGCAGGTGAGTTTGATATCCAACAGGCTAATGTGGTAGCAAGTTCTAAAAGTATTGCCCATGTCGTCAATGCTGGACATGATGTGGTTATTGTTCATGGAAATGGACCACAAGTAGGTCAAATTTTACGTCAGAATGAATTAGCACAGTCTGAGGTTCCAGTTCAACCGTTGCCAGCATGTAGTGCGGAGTCACAAGGCTACATTGGGTATATGATGCAAGAAGCCTTAAAAAATGTTTTACCGAATAAGCAAGTGGCTACCGTATTAACAATGACGGAAGTGGATCCAAATGACGAGGCGTTTAGCCACCCAACAAAACCAATTGGGTCATTTTTTACCGAAGAAGAAAGTAACTTATTAGTGAAAGAAAAAGGTTGGGTAATGGGAGAAGATGCTGGACGTGGTTACCGTCGTTTAGTTGCTTCCCCTGAGCCAAAAGCAATTGTTGAAGTAGATGTAATTAAAATGATGATGTCTCATGGATTCTTAGTTATATCTACTGGTGGAGGAGGAATTCCAGTGGTTCGGGATGCATTTGGCCAATTATCAGGTGTAGCCGCTGTAATTGATAAAGATTCCTCAGCTTTACGGTTATCGAAAGATGTGGATGCAGACGTGTTAATGATTTTAACGGATGTATCGAATGTATATATTAATTATGGTCAACCAAATCAAGAGAGTTTAACCGAGTTATCTGTTGAAAAAGCTCAAAGTTATTACGATGCTGGACATTTTTCAGATGGCAGTATGGGGCCTAAAATGGCTGCTTGTATTGATTTTGCTAAGCAAGGGAAAACAGCGATTATTTGCTCATTAAATGATGCGCTTGAAGCACTAGAAGGTCGAGCAGGTACACGTGTAGTTGGTTAA